The Phycisphaerae bacterium sequence ATCCCAACCCCTTCCCAGTGAGCATGGGCGGTATGTATGTGACCGATATGCTCGGGTCACCGACCATGTGGAAGCTCCCGAATGATGTCATCATCCAGCCGGGCGAGTTCCTCGTCTTCTACGCGGATGAGGACACGGCCCAGGGGTCCACCCACGTCGGCTTCAAGCTGAGCAACAACGGTGAAGCGGTTGGCCTGTATGACCGCGACGGCGTGACCCCCATCGATACCGTCAGCTTCGGCGTTCAGCTCAAGGACGTGTCCTACGGCCGCTATCCCGATGCGACCGGCGGCTGGGGGAAGATGGCCACACCGACGCCCTGGGGCCCCAACTCGACCCTCGTGGGCCAGTGATCAGAACCGGGGTCGCCGTCCGTCGCCCAGTCGCGCGGGCCTGAAGTCAATCCTGGACAACCCCTCGCCCCGGTTGGGGGAGAAGGGCTGTTTTGTCGGCGCTTGTCGTGCGACCGCGAGTGGGGTCGGGGAACACACACCGGCCAGGCGAGTGACGGTTCGGCCGTTCACGAGTTTTTGGAGTGTGCGAGCGCTGCGGGGCGGGAGCGTTCGCAGCGTTGCCGGTTCGGCGAACGAACGGTCTCCCGAGGACCACACGCCGGTTTTGCCTGCTGGCCGGCTTGTGTATTACAATGCTGCCGGTCGTAATACGACCTGGAGCGACCCCGATGCTGGCAATGCACATGGCCAATGAGCTGCTGACGCCCGGGGTGGCCCTGCTATTCATGGTCGTCTCGGCGGGCGTGCTCATGCTGGCATCGGCTCGCGTGGGGGCGTCCGTTCAGCAGGACAGGATCCCGCTGATGGGCGTGCTCGGAGCGTTCGTTTTCGCCGCCCAGATGATCAACTTCCCGATCCTCCCGGGCACCAGCGGACATTTTGGCGGCGGCGTGCTCCTGGCCATTCTCCTTGGTCCGCATGCGGCCACGCTGGTCATGACCTCCATTCTCATCGTGCAGTGCCTCATCTTCCAGGACGGCGGTCTGCTGGCCCTGGGAACGAATGTCTTCAACCTCGGGATCGCGCCTGCCTACCTCGGCTATGCCCTGTTCCACCTGCTGGCCGGTCCGCGGCCCTCCGGCGGCCGACTCTACGCGAGCGTCTTTGTCGCCACGCTGGTCGGTATGGTGGCCGGCGCGGCCATGGTGCCGGTCGAGGTTCGACTCAGCGGTCTCTTCGTGGCTCCAATGCACGAGTTCCTGTTGGCGATGATCGGGCTGCACCTGCTGGTCGGCTTGGGAGAGGCGATCATCACCTTCCTGGTCATCGGCTATGTGGTACGCGTACGACCCGGATTGCTCGGCCCGGTGGCCGATCGCGTCTCGGCCGCCACCGGCAAGATCGGTCTGAAGGGGGTGCTGGCATCGTTCGTCGTGGTGGCCCTCCTGTTGGGTGGCGTGGTGGCCCACTGGGCGAGCGAGGCACCGGATGCCCTCGAGTCCATCACCGCGGCCGGAGGCCACCGGTCGGCGATGGTGGCGGCGAATGAGAACGAGACGATATCCAGGGCGACCGCGTGGCAGGAAAGGACCGCCCCGCTGCCCGACTACCGGTGGACAAGCCTGAGTGGGGTCGCAGGAACGGCGGTGACGCTGGCCATGGTGTGGCTCGTTGGACGAGGGCTGGCGCGGCGGAGGAAAGAGGCTGAGGGAGTTGCAAGTCGTGAGTGATGGGTGTCGTGCTGAGTTGAAGGTGCTGGGTGCTGGTTGCTGAGTGCCGACCGCTGACCGCTTCTATCATCCATGCATCACCACTACATAGACCGGTTCGCCTACCAGGACTCGCCGATCCACCGGCTGGACGCCCGCGCCAAGATCCTGGCCGTGCTGGTTTACAGCACGGTTCTGATCTCGCTGCCCCGGTATGTGATCCCGTCGGCGTGGTACGCCGTGTTGCCATTTGCCATGCTGGTTTGGGCGGGCGTGCCGCTGCGCTTCGTGGCCAAGCACACCCTCCTGGTGTCGCCTTTCGTGGTTTGCCTGGTGGCGTTCGCCCCGGTTTTCGACCGCTCCCCGGTGCGACTCGACGGAACATGGACGGTGGCCGGCGGTTGGGTGGCGGCCGCATCCATCCTGGTGCGGTTCGTGTTGGGCATGGCGGCGCTGATCGCCCTGGCGAGTACGACACGGTTCCCCGATTTGCTCCGCGGTCTGCGCCGGCTGGGTGTTCCGCACATCCTCGTTCTGCAACTGCAGTTCCTGTACCGCTACCTGTTCCTGCTGCTGGACCAGGCCATGCACCTGCGACAAGCTCGAACGGCCCGCGATGCGGGAAAGGGACCGCTCGCCTGGCGATGGCGAGGCGGCGCCGGGCAGATCGGCATGCTCTTTGTCCGTACCCTTGAACAGGCCGACCGGACGCACATGGCCATGCTCGCCCGGGGCTATGACGGGACGATCCAGATGGTCCGGCCGGGGCGCTGGCGACAGCATGACTGGGCCTTCCTGCTGGCGACGATCGTGTATGTCACGGTGCTGCGTTGGTGGTGATGGACCCGTTCACCCCCGAGCGGAGAACCGGAATGGAGGAAGTTGTCGTTGAGCTGCAGCTTCGGCGGGGAGGCCGGTGATGCCTGAGTATCTGCTCGCGGCGGAGAGCCTGTCCTACCGCTATGATGACGGCACCTGCGCCTTGGACCGGGTCGATCTCGGCATTGCTCCGGGCGAGAAGCTCGGACTGATCGGACCCAACGGTTCGGGCAAGAGCACCCTGCTGCTTTGCTTGGGCGGGCTGCTCACCGGTCAGGGAGCGGTGAAACTGGACGGCCGTCCACTGACCCGCTCGGATTTCAAGGCCTCCCGCGGGCGAATCGGGCTGATCTTCCAGAGCCCCGACGACCAGCTCTTCATGCCGACGTTGGAGGAGGATCTGGCGTTCGGACCGATCAATCAGGGGCTTGACCAACACGCCGCCCACGAACGCGTCCATCAGGTAGCCGACCGGATGGGCCTGGACGCCATGCTCGGGAGGGCCCCGCACCACTTGTCCATGGGTCAGAAGCGAAACGCCGCCATCGCGGCCGTCCTGGCCATGAGACCCGCGATCCTGCTGATGGATGAACCATCCAGCAATCTGGACCCTCGATCGCGGCGAAGACTGATCGAAGTCCTGGCCGATCTCGATACGGCCATGTTGATCGCCTCCCACGATCTGGCCCTGGTGGGCCGCCTCTGCCGGAAAGTCATGCTCATCGACGAGGGCCGGATGGTAGCTGACGGCTCGACGACCGAGATCCTCGGCAACGCCGAACTGATGGAAAGCCATGGATTGGAGCGGTGGACGACGCGGTAGGCGGTTGGCCGGTCGTGGATCTCGGCCTGGTGGTCATCCTCTTCGTGCGGCACTGGAAAGCTCCCCTTGGCCGGGGCGGGGACCGTCTCCCCTGGCCGCGACGGCCTGCCGCCAGAGTATCGCGGTCTTCTCAATCAGCTTGACCCGGTCGATCGGCTTGCTGACGTAGTCGTTGCAGCCGGCACGGATGCACTTCTCCCGGTCGGTGGCCATAGCGTGAGCGGTGAGGGCGATGATCGGTCCGGTGTGCCCGTGATCGCGCAGCCGGTGAGTGGCTTCGTAGCCGTCCATGATCGGCATCTGCATGTCCATGAGAACCACGTCGAACGGCTTGCCGCTGTTCCCGGCTGCGAGAGCCGCATCAATCGCCAGCCGCCCGTTCTCGACTACGGTGGTACTGGCCCCCGCCTTGTGGAGGATGTGGGAGATCAGGCGTTGGTTGTCCGGGCCGTCCTCGGCGATGAGAATCCTGCAGTCTCGCAGCGAATGGCTCCGGGCTTCATACTGGGCCCGTCGCTCCTCGGCGGTGACCACCGTGGCCGAGGCCGGATCGGCGATCATCCGGACCCCCTCGAGCGGACCCGTGGCAACACTGACCCGAAACTGAGTCCCAACCCCAGGCTGGCTTTCGACCACGACCAGGTCGCCGCCGAGCATCTCAGCCAGACGTTTGCTGATCGTCAGCCCCAGTCCGGTACCCCCGTACCGCCGCGTGGTCGAACTGTCCGCCTGCGTGAAGGGGTGAAACAGCCGGCTGACCTCCTCGGCGGACATGCCGATGCCGGTGTCGAACAAGTCGAACTGCAGCAGGGGAACAGTGTGTTCGCTGTCCATGCCGATGACCAGCCGCACGTGGCCGAACTCGGTGAATTTGATGGCGTTGCCCGCAATGTTGATCAGGATCTGACGCAGACGGATGGGGTCGGTCTGGATCATCTCCGGGATCGCACCGGCAAACTCGACCTCGAGCGAGAGCCCCTTGGCATTGGCCCTGACCCGCAGCAGCGAGATGACCTCGGCGACGATCTGGCAAGGCGAGCAAGACGCGTACTCAATACTCATCTTCCCGGCCTCGATCTTCGACAGATCCAGGATGTCGTTGATGACGCCGAGCAGATACTCACCGTTGCGGCGGATTGTCTTGAGGGCCTCGACCCGCTCCGGCGGCGCATCGGCCAGACTCCCGTTGTCCAGCAGGATTTCTGTGAAGCCGAGAATGGACGTCATCGGCGTACGTATCTCGTGGCTCATATTGGCCAGGAAATCACTCTTGGAACGACTGGCCGCCTCCGCCTCTCGGGTGGCCCGCTGGAGGTCGGCCTCGGTTCGCTTCCGCTCGGCATTGGTCAGAACCTGGGCGATCTGGTCGGCCATGACCCCCACGAAGACCGTCTCGTCACTGTGCCATTGGCGCTTCGGCCCGGTATGCCCGCACACCAGCGCCCCAACCGCCTTGCCTCCGGCACGGATGGCCCCACTGAGAAGCGACGTGATCCCGTGAGGAATCAGAATCGCCTCAGCGAGTTCCCGGGTCCGAGAGTCCATCAGCGCGTCGACCGCGTCAATCGCCCGGGCGGAACGGAGCACATCGACCATGCGCCTGTATTGATCCGCGCGCAATTCCTCGCCTTTCAGGTGGGCGCGGTGATCACGATCGAACAGATCGTGACATACGATTCGCTTCTGATCGTCGCTCAGAATCCAGACGCTCACACGGGAGACGCTGAGGGTGTCAGCGGTCAGCTCGGTGATCGCCTGGACGGCACCCGCGAAGTCGCCCCTGGTGACCGCTGCATGATTGACGATCCGAACAGTCGCGGCCTGCTGGGCTTGGATCCGGTCCAGCCGTGCGGCCTGTTCATCCTCGGCTTGCTTGCGAAGCGTGATGTTCGTCGCGATGCCAACGAACTGACTGATCGGCTGGTCGTCATGGCGGACGGGACTGAGGACGATCTGCCAGACCGTCCCGTTCCCGTCCGGCTGCACATACCCGGCCTCGAGAGAGACTCTCTCGCCGAGCAGGACTCGTCGAACGCCCTCCTCGACCACCGGCCGGGAGCGCTCGGCCCACAGGCCGGCGAACGGTCTGCCCAGCGTCTCGGCTTCCACCAGGCCCAGGGCAGTCAGACCGTTCCCGTTGATCGTCAGACACTGTCCCTGGCCGTCGACCAGGAAGACACCGTTGGGCGAGCCCTCCACCAGGCTTCGGTGGCGGCGATCCGAAGCCCCAACCGCCAGTGCGGTATCCCGCGCATGCTGCTGGGCAACAAAGCGGCCGACTAACATGATCGCGATCAACAAGGTCGCGCCCATTGGAGTCAACCGGCCCTTGATGACGCTCCCTTGCCATGCACGAGCGTCCCAGTTGATTTCCACGACGAACGGCTCAGGCCCGCCATCGGTCCAGTCGGAGAAAGGCACCCACGCGGTCGCCCAAACGCCCTCTCGGCCCGGTACGGGCTCGACGACGGACGGTTGATGCGATTCAAACGTACCCTCGAGTTGAGCGGATGCGGGTGAACAGACGCTTCCGGCCGGGCAACCACCTTCCGCAGAAGCCGGCTCAGAGTCAGCCAAGACCACGACCCGGCCACCCCTTCGCGAGAGCAGGCGAATCAAAGGGCAGCCGGAACTCGCTTCACGCAACAGCGCCAGCTGCTGCTTGGCAACGGCGAAGTCCGGGAGTGCGAAATCGGCGGGAGTGCCGGTGAGATGGCGGATCTTGCCGCGGTCAAGTGCGGCCGCCACCAGTCTCCCCCGGTTGACTATGTCGTCGCACATCGATTGGCGGATTCGGATCTCCACGAGATGCGCACCGATCCAGCCGGCGACCAGGATCAGACTCAGTTCCAGGCCAAGCCAGGATCGACAAGCTCGCCCGATCCGGTCACGCGGCGCATCCTGGTCCATACAACGCAGATAGTGCCGCCAGATCGCCGCGACGACCAGAACGGCCAGCATGGCCCTCACCGCCTGAATCGGTATCCCCACCGTCTCCAGAAACGCAGCTTCGTTGAGGACGGTGGCGGGCAGGAATCCGACCCGGGGCGTCGCGAGAACCGAGGTGATGGCCAACGCACCTACGCCCAATCCGGCACCGGCCAGCCAACGACTTCGGGCACCGGCCCTGCCGGTCTCCTGGGCAAGTGCCAGGGCAGCCCACAGCCCGCCAATCATGTCGAGGGCGTAGCGGGTGGAACAACGCAGACCCGCCGGGCCAGCCACAACGCCAGAGAGGGCCAAGGCAATCAGGGGGATGAGCACCCACTGTCCCGGACGGCGGCCGGTCGAGGTCGCCCAGGACGCTCGGCCAAACTCGGTCAGCGACAGACCCGCAGCCAGTGACGTCACCACGACGACGAGCAGGAGCGACGCATTCCTGTCCGCCCCAAAGATCAGCAACTCACTCCAATGCTGCAGCCCGGTGGCCAGGCCGTACACGGCCAGCCAGATCCAGGCCAGACCGGAGGCAGCCCGGCGGTGCAAGGCCAGGCAAAGGCACGCCAGCAGCATCTGGGACAGGCCGTGGACAAAGTGGATGTAATCCAGCTCTGTCGTGAACACCCGCGACATCCTCCAGTCACCTTGAAGCCAAAACGCTCGATGGGGAATTTGCACCCCGACGTTCTGTGATCGGTCAGTTCGCAGCCTCCATTGACGATTACCGCCCGCGATTTCATGGCTGCAAACGCGAGACGGCAACGGGCCGGGACGGGACGCGGTCTGGTAACCGAGCAACGCCCGATATAGCCGGCTTGGCTGGAGTGACTCGTCAGGGGGGTGGCCATACGGCTGGTCAAAGACCCATGCCTTCATCCGCAGCAAATATGCTCTCGGCGAGCCGTGGCCGTACTCGTCGGGCGGAGGAATATGACCGGCACAGCGGCCTGGTAGCTGCCGCTCGCTGCGGGGACGATAACTGTGATTCCCCGGCCGACCGGCACCGAGTGGCAATCATGCCGGCCCCAGATGGATAGCCAGGTTGGGACGCAACATCTGGCAGCGTTCCGCTGGCTCAAGGACGGAACAGCGTGTGGCAGGCGTTGCAGGTGGACTGCACGCGCTCGAGAGAACGCTTGGCCTCCGGGAAGTTCTTGTGCTTGGCCGCCTCCCCGACCGCGTTGGCCTGATCACGGAACTTGTCGACCAGACTCAAGTAAGTGGCCCGATCATTGGCGCTCAGGTTCAGGTCCTTACTGATCTCGGCCATACCGGAACTGGCCTGGGCCATGTTCGTTGCGACCTCGGAGAGCTGATCGGCGCGCCGCTGCTCTTCAACCGCACCCTGCTCAGATTCGGAGAGCGGATCGAAGGTGAGCTTGTGCATGAGATCCTTCAGCCGCTGGTTCTGTATGGCGTGCATGGCCGGCTTGCCGGTGTCCGCCAGACGCCGCTGATACCGTTGCTCCGCAGTCGGCCCGCATGAGGC is a genomic window containing:
- a CDS encoding energy-coupling factor ABC transporter permease; translation: MLAMHMANELLTPGVALLFMVVSAGVLMLASARVGASVQQDRIPLMGVLGAFVFAAQMINFPILPGTSGHFGGGVLLAILLGPHAATLVMTSILIVQCLIFQDGGLLALGTNVFNLGIAPAYLGYALFHLLAGPRPSGGRLYASVFVATLVGMVAGAAMVPVEVRLSGLFVAPMHEFLLAMIGLHLLVGLGEAIITFLVIGYVVRVRPGLLGPVADRVSAATGKIGLKGVLASFVVVALLLGGVVAHWASEAPDALESITAAGGHRSAMVAANENETISRATAWQERTAPLPDYRWTSLSGVAGTAVTLAMVWLVGRGLARRRKEAEGVASRE
- the cbiQ gene encoding cobalt ECF transporter T component CbiQ, whose protein sequence is MHHHYIDRFAYQDSPIHRLDARAKILAVLVYSTVLISLPRYVIPSAWYAVLPFAMLVWAGVPLRFVAKHTLLVSPFVVCLVAFAPVFDRSPVRLDGTWTVAGGWVAAASILVRFVLGMAALIALASTTRFPDLLRGLRRLGVPHILVLQLQFLYRYLFLLLDQAMHLRQARTARDAGKGPLAWRWRGGAGQIGMLFVRTLEQADRTHMAMLARGYDGTIQMVRPGRWRQHDWAFLLATIVYVTVLRWW
- a CDS encoding ABC transporter ATP-binding protein, which translates into the protein MPEYLLAAESLSYRYDDGTCALDRVDLGIAPGEKLGLIGPNGSGKSTLLLCLGGLLTGQGAVKLDGRPLTRSDFKASRGRIGLIFQSPDDQLFMPTLEEDLAFGPINQGLDQHAAHERVHQVADRMGLDAMLGRAPHHLSMGQKRNAAIAAVLAMRPAILLMDEPSSNLDPRSRRRLIEVLADLDTAMLIASHDLALVGRLCRKVMLIDEGRMVADGSTTEILGNAELMESHGLERWTTR
- a CDS encoding response regulator; protein product: MFTTELDYIHFVHGLSQMLLACLCLALHRRAASGLAWIWLAVYGLATGLQHWSELLIFGADRNASLLLVVVVTSLAAGLSLTEFGRASWATSTGRRPGQWVLIPLIALALSGVVAGPAGLRCSTRYALDMIGGLWAALALAQETGRAGARSRWLAGAGLGVGALAITSVLATPRVGFLPATVLNEAAFLETVGIPIQAVRAMLAVLVVAAIWRHYLRCMDQDAPRDRIGRACRSWLGLELSLILVAGWIGAHLVEIRIRQSMCDDIVNRGRLVAAALDRGKIRHLTGTPADFALPDFAVAKQQLALLREASSGCPLIRLLSRRGGRVVVLADSEPASAEGGCPAGSVCSPASAQLEGTFESHQPSVVEPVPGREGVWATAWVPFSDWTDGGPEPFVVEINWDARAWQGSVIKGRLTPMGATLLIAIMLVGRFVAQQHARDTALAVGASDRRHRSLVEGSPNGVFLVDGQGQCLTINGNGLTALGLVEAETLGRPFAGLWAERSRPVVEEGVRRVLLGERVSLEAGYVQPDGNGTVWQIVLSPVRHDDQPISQFVGIATNITLRKQAEDEQAARLDRIQAQQAATVRIVNHAAVTRGDFAGAVQAITELTADTLSVSRVSVWILSDDQKRIVCHDLFDRDHRAHLKGEELRADQYRRMVDVLRSARAIDAVDALMDSRTRELAEAILIPHGITSLLSGAIRAGGKAVGALVCGHTGPKRQWHSDETVFVGVMADQIAQVLTNAERKRTEADLQRATREAEAASRSKSDFLANMSHEIRTPMTSILGFTEILLDNGSLADAPPERVEALKTIRRNGEYLLGVINDILDLSKIEAGKMSIEYASCSPCQIVAEVISLLRVRANAKGLSLEVEFAGAIPEMIQTDPIRLRQILINIAGNAIKFTEFGHVRLVIGMDSEHTVPLLQFDLFDTGIGMSAEEVSRLFHPFTQADSSTTRRYGGTGLGLTISKRLAEMLGGDLVVVESQPGVGTQFRVSVATGPLEGVRMIADPASATVVTAEERRAQYEARSHSLRDCRILIAEDGPDNQRLISHILHKAGASTTVVENGRLAIDAALAAGNSGKPFDVVLMDMQMPIMDGYEATHRLRDHGHTGPIIALTAHAMATDREKCIRAGCNDYVSKPIDRVKLIEKTAILWRQAVAARGDGPRPGQGELSSAARRG
- a CDS encoding cytochrome c, producing MREVFPSPRRIIRRTLITAGVGGFALIVLALASCGPTAEQRYQRRLADTGKPAMHAIQNQRLKDLMHKLTFDPLSESEQGAVEEQRRADQLSEVATNMAQASSGMAEISKDLNLSANDRATYLSLVDKFRDQANAVGEAAKHKNFPEAKRSLERVQSTCNACHTLFRP